A genome region from Hymenobacter tibetensis includes the following:
- a CDS encoding SWIM zinc finger family protein produces MPELRRGISGLNHYFAGVYRSASAGITPASLTWTEEQARALITDSGTLKRGLELAGPAKWSNLGQTATAAWGECKGSGSKPYQTSIDLTEPAFKCSCPSRVFPCKHGAGLLLLLVRQPQLFGGTVAPSWLEEWLEKRQQTQEKKPVKAAPKAPALQEAPLDSLAAPDAETATDDTAGAKASQALQKRLTRMTQGAAELEEWLLDLVRAGTAVAKSQPRSYWETPAARLVDNQLPGLASVVRELPAICHSGPDWPDQLLTRLGELYVLVRAFQRLDHQTPEAREEILQQIGVNLKKEDLLARQPTVTDEWQVVGLHTEEEDRLTVRRAWLWGRHTGRYALVLEYAFGSQRFATALVPNAVYAGELVFYPGLLELRAVPVALTVLNPAPPDLDPPGQSPAQLLDAYAAALARHPWLRQWPATLHDVLPTYLPTDDAWVLHHATEPVALPLRLAPEAGWQLLAASGGQPMRVFGEWNGRTLHLLTYFESAQ; encoded by the coding sequence ATGCCCGAACTGCGGCGCGGAATTTCCGGCCTGAACCACTACTTTGCCGGGGTCTACCGCTCCGCTTCGGCGGGCATAACCCCTGCCTCCTTGACCTGGACCGAAGAACAGGCCCGCGCCCTGATAACCGACTCCGGCACCCTGAAACGGGGCCTCGAATTAGCCGGCCCCGCCAAATGGAGCAACCTGGGCCAAACCGCCACCGCCGCCTGGGGCGAGTGCAAAGGCAGCGGCTCCAAGCCCTACCAAACCAGCATTGATCTCACCGAGCCCGCCTTTAAGTGCTCCTGTCCGAGCCGGGTGTTTCCGTGCAAGCACGGCGCTGGTTTGCTGCTGCTGCTAGTCCGCCAGCCGCAGCTTTTCGGTGGTACAGTTGCCCCTTCTTGGCTGGAAGAATGGCTGGAAAAGCGCCAGCAAACCCAGGAAAAGAAACCCGTCAAAGCCGCTCCTAAAGCCCCCGCACTCCAAGAAGCTCCGCTAGATTCGCTGGCCGCCCCGGACGCGGAAACCGCCACCGACGATACTGCCGGCGCTAAAGCTTCGCAGGCGCTACAAAAGCGCCTCACCCGCATGACGCAGGGCGCGGCGGAGCTGGAAGAATGGCTGCTCGACCTAGTACGCGCCGGTACGGCCGTGGCCAAAAGCCAGCCGCGCAGCTACTGGGAAACGCCCGCCGCCCGCCTCGTTGACAACCAGTTGCCGGGCTTAGCCAGTGTGGTGCGCGAGCTACCGGCCATCTGCCACAGCGGCCCCGACTGGCCCGACCAGCTATTAACCCGCCTTGGGGAACTGTACGTGTTGGTGCGCGCCTTCCAGCGCCTCGACCACCAGACACCGGAGGCCCGCGAGGAGATTTTGCAGCAAATCGGGGTCAACCTCAAGAAAGAAGACCTACTCGCTCGCCAGCCCACCGTCACGGATGAGTGGCAAGTGGTAGGCCTGCACACCGAAGAGGAAGACCGCCTGACCGTGCGCCGCGCCTGGCTGTGGGGCCGCCACACCGGCCGGTACGCACTGGTGCTGGAATACGCTTTCGGCAGCCAACGCTTTGCTACTGCCTTGGTGCCCAACGCCGTGTACGCCGGCGAGTTGGTTTTCTACCCTGGCCTGTTGGAGCTGCGCGCTGTTCCGGTGGCCCTCACCGTGCTGAACCCCGCCCCGCCCGACCTCGACCCACCCGGCCAAAGCCCCGCGCAGCTCCTCGATGCTTACGCCGCCGCTCTGGCCCGGCATCCGTGGCTGCGGCAATGGCCGGCCACCCTGCACGACGTGCTGCCCACCTACCTCCCCACCGACGACGCATGGGTGCTGCACCACGCCACCGAGCCGGTGGCGCTGCCCCTGCGGCTGGCCCCGGAAGCTGGGTGGCAGTTGCTGGCGGCTAGCGGCGGACAGCCCATGCGCGTGTTTGGGGAGTGGAACGGCCGCACCTTACACCTGCTGACCTACTTCGAGAGTGCGCAATAA